In Mytilus edulis chromosome 6, xbMytEdul2.2, whole genome shotgun sequence, the following proteins share a genomic window:
- the LOC139526860 gene encoding uncharacterized protein codes for MLYLLIVSFIMVMYVDSEECTGKLMELKSSERKLRNELVRLQNVFLERLSRGDKEDLEYRKTRKFIGFSTYMSEGFVNSHSKSLLPGKTLIFDQTETNTASVYNTNTGIFQALSSGMYAITWTICVNSNINEGGGYGEFVAELVVDGRRCGSVHADTETYSDDACSTGFILKYVREGRTVYLKNTHNHQGRLRSKDSHTRKTFTGWKLN; via the exons ATGTTATACCTTCTTATCGTATCTTTTATTATGGTGATGTATGTGGATAGTGAGGAATGTACAGGAAAATTAATGGAGTTAAAATCAAGTGAGAGAAAATTGAGAAACGAATTGGTCCGTCTACAGAATGTGTTTCTAGAACGTCTTTCTAGAGGTGATAAAGAGG ATCTAGAGTATAGAAAGACGAGGAAGTTTATAGGATTTTCGACATATATGTCTGAAGGTTTTGTGAATAGCCATAGTAAATCATTGTTACCGGGGAAAACTCTGATATTTGACCAGACAGAAACTAACACAGCTAGTGTCTACAACACCAATACAGGCATCTTCCAAGCGCTATCTAGCGGAATGTATGCCATTACATGGACTATTTGTGTAAATAGTAACATAAATGAGGGTGGAGGTTATGGAGAATTTGTAGCAGAGTTGGTTGTTGACGGACGGAGATGTGGAAGCGTACATGCTGATACAGAAACCTACAGTGATGACGCATGTTCTACTGGATTCATACTTAAATATGTCAGAGAAGGCCGAactgtttatttgaaaaatacacatAACCATCAAGGTCGTCTTCGAAGCAAAGACAGTCATACACGTAAAACATTTACAGGATGGAAACTAAATTAG
- the LOC139526722 gene encoding uncharacterized protein gives MGKQKKMCVAALQQERRSKQIGTEAFSRGCKDKDSARHLTMLYLLFVSFIMVVFVDSEECTRKVTELKSSESKLRNELVRLQNVFLERLSRADKDDLESSQTRTFIGFSAYMSHGFVNGHSSSLSQGKTLIFDQAETNTTGVYNTNTGIFQAPSGGMYAFTWTICVNSNIKDGGGYGEFGTDLVVDGRICGNVHADTETYGDDACSTGFIFKYVREGRTVSLRNTSDHQGRLRSSDGYTRSTFSGWKLN, from the exons AtgggaaaacagaaaaaaatgtgtgTAGCAGCGCTTCAACAAGAAAGACGATCAAAACAGATTGGAACTGAAGCATTCAGTCgaggatgtaaagacaaagattctGCAAGGCAT TTGACCATGTTATACCTTCTGTTTGTATCGTTTATTATGGTGGTGTTTGTTGATAGTGAAGAATGTACAAGAAAAGTTACAGAGCTAAAATCAAGTGAGAGTAAATTGAGAAACGAATTGGTCCGCCTACAAAATGTGTTTCTCGAACGTCTTTCTAGAGCTGATAAAGATG ATCTAGAGTCTAGCCAGACGAGAACGTTTATAGGATTTTCGGCATATATGTCACATGGTTTTGTAAATGGTCATAGTAGTTCATTGTCACAGGGGAAAACGCTGATCTTTGACCAGGCAGAAACGAATACAACTGGTGTGTATAACACCAATACAGGCATATTTCAAGCGCCATCTGGCGGAATGTATGCATTTACATGGACTATTTGTGTAAATAGTAACATAAAGGATGGTGGAGGGTATGGAGAATTTGGAACGGATTTGGTTGTTGACGGACGGATTTGTGGTAATGTACATGCAGACACAGAAACTTATGGTGATGACGCTTGTTCTACTGGATTCATATTTAAATACGTCAGAGAAGGTCGAACTGTTTCTCTAAGAAATACATCTGACCATCAAGGTCGTCTTCGAAGCAGCGACGGTTATACACGTTCAACATTTTCAGGCTGGAAACTAAACTAG